The following are from one region of the Stanieria cyanosphaera PCC 7437 genome:
- a CDS encoding LysR substrate-binding domain-containing protein: MFSNLDLQHLQTFLVVAEEMNFGRAAERLHIAQPPLSRQIQRLEKNLGVELFNRSKPQIQLTSAGKVFVREAKKILKQVDLGVQLTQRASRGEIGKIAIAFEGSSLSDLVPRSIQTFRQQFPEVEILIQEMPTKQQIQALLEERIDLGFIVPQQQLDNLMSEIILEESLVVAIAQAHPLASQEKIEIEQLQQEYFLVGFNDGSCGLDRTVVKVCQQAGFEPKLMSVTNEMQLILGFISTGMGVALLPNSIRNIQRKGVVYLSLQSSTVTSSLAIAWREDTPCSTLDNFLNIVRTKP; the protein is encoded by the coding sequence ATGTTTTCTAATCTCGATTTACAGCATCTTCAAACCTTTTTAGTAGTGGCAGAAGAAATGAATTTTGGACGTGCAGCAGAAAGACTGCATATTGCTCAACCGCCTTTATCTCGTCAAATACAGCGTTTAGAAAAAAACTTGGGAGTAGAACTTTTTAATCGCAGTAAACCGCAAATTCAGTTGACTTCGGCAGGAAAAGTTTTTGTTAGAGAAGCAAAAAAGATTTTGAAACAGGTAGACTTAGGTGTACAGTTGACCCAAAGAGCAAGTCGCGGAGAAATTGGTAAAATAGCGATCGCTTTTGAAGGGAGTTCTCTATCTGATTTAGTTCCTCGCTCAATTCAAACGTTTCGTCAACAATTTCCTGAAGTAGAAATTTTAATTCAAGAAATGCCTACTAAACAACAAATTCAGGCGTTACTAGAAGAAAGAATCGATCTGGGTTTTATTGTTCCGCAACAGCAGTTGGATAATTTAATGAGTGAAATTATTCTGGAAGAATCTTTAGTAGTTGCGATCGCACAAGCTCATCCTTTAGCTAGTCAGGAAAAAATCGAGATTGAACAACTTCAACAGGAATATTTTTTAGTTGGTTTTAATGATGGTAGTTGTGGTTTGGATCGAACTGTAGTTAAGGTTTGTCAACAGGCAGGTTTTGAACCGAAATTAATGTCTGTTACTAATGAGATGCAATTAATTTTAGGTTTTATCTCCACAGGAATGGGAGTAGCTTTATTACCCAATTCGATTAGAAATATTCAAAGAAAAGGAGTTGTTTATCTTTCCCTTCAATCTTCAACGGTAACTAGTTCCTTAGCTATTGCTTGGCGAGAAGATACTCCTTGTTCGACTCTCGATAATTTTTTAAATATCGTTAGAACTAAACCATAA
- a CDS encoding Fe2+-dependent dioxygenase, protein MIFSIPNLLTPEELTEITTTLAEAEFVDGKLTAGWHAKLVKNNQQLKQGTTQVKKLKEKVVSALNRNALFQTAIHPKAIHSLLFSRYQVGMSYDRHVDNAFMGSSTIYRSDVSFTLFLQSSATYEGGELIIESADDEKAYKLDAGAAIVYPSTTLHRVEKVTKGTRLVVVGWVQSLIREASEREILFDLETARRSIFAREGKTSEFDLLSKSIANLLRKWGDI, encoded by the coding sequence ATGATTTTTTCAATTCCTAACTTGCTCACTCCAGAAGAATTAACAGAAATTACTACTACTCTGGCAGAAGCCGAATTTGTGGATGGTAAACTAACCGCAGGATGGCACGCCAAATTAGTTAAAAACAATCAGCAGTTAAAACAAGGAACTACTCAAGTTAAAAAATTAAAAGAAAAAGTCGTTAGCGCATTAAATCGAAATGCTTTATTTCAAACTGCTATTCATCCCAAAGCAATTCATTCTCTGCTTTTTAGTCGCTATCAAGTAGGAATGTCTTATGATCGCCATGTAGATAATGCCTTCATGGGAAGTTCGACTATTTATCGTTCGGATGTTTCTTTTACCTTATTTTTACAATCTTCTGCGACTTATGAGGGGGGAGAATTAATTATTGAAAGTGCCGACGATGAAAAAGCTTATAAATTGGATGCTGGTGCAGCAATTGTCTATCCTTCGACTACTTTGCATCGAGTTGAAAAAGTAACAAAAGGAACTCGTTTAGTAGTAGTAGGTTGGGTACAAAGTTTAATTAGAGAAGCAAGTGAAAGAGAAATTCTGTTTGATTTAGAGACAGCTAGACGTAGTATTTTTGCCAGAGAAGGAAAAACTTCAGAGTTTGATTTACTTTCCAAAAGTATTGCTAATCTTTTGCGGAAGTGGGGAGATATTTAA
- the pflA gene encoding pyruvate formate-lyase-activating protein has translation MILTPQSTNKGRIHSIETCGTVDGPGIRYVIFTQGCPLRCLYCHNPDCRQPHEGKEVTVEELIADIQKYRSYMKSSGGGVTVSGGEPLMQPEFVGEIFRRCQELGIHTALDTSGYVQLEVAKPILKYVDLVLLDIKSFDPKIYHRVTSVSLEPTLNFACYLSQIAKPTWIRFVLVPDLTDPPQNIKGLAQFISSLSNVERVEILPFHKMGEYKWEQLGYQYELKDTPAASPELVVQAKEIFARYGIKAD, from the coding sequence ATGATCTTAACTCCTCAATCAACCAATAAAGGTAGAATTCATTCAATAGAAACTTGCGGAACTGTTGATGGTCCTGGGATTCGCTATGTAATCTTTACTCAAGGATGTCCCCTCAGATGTCTTTACTGTCATAATCCCGATTGTCGTCAACCCCATGAAGGAAAAGAAGTAACGGTAGAAGAATTGATTGCAGATATCCAAAAATACCGCTCCTATATGAAATCTTCTGGCGGAGGAGTAACAGTATCTGGAGGTGAACCTCTGATGCAACCAGAGTTTGTCGGAGAAATTTTTCGTCGTTGTCAGGAGTTAGGAATTCATACCGCACTAGATACTTCGGGATATGTGCAATTAGAAGTAGCTAAACCAATCCTCAAATATGTAGATTTAGTTTTGTTAGATATTAAATCCTTCGATCCCAAAATTTATCATCGAGTTACTAGCGTTTCTCTCGAACCAACTCTAAATTTTGCTTGTTATTTAAGCCAAATCGCTAAACCTACTTGGATTAGATTCGTTCTAGTACCTGATCTTACCGATCCTCCTCAAAATATTAAAGGACTCGCTCAGTTTATCTCTAGTTTAAGCAATGTCGAACGAGTAGAAATTTTACCTTTTCATAAAATGGGGGAATACAAATGGGAACAACTAGGTTATCAATACGAACTCAAAGACACACCAGCAGCATCCCCAGAATTAGTTGTTCAAGCCAAAGAAATTTTTGCTCGATACGGAATTAAAGCAGATTAA
- a CDS encoding multicopper oxidase domain-containing protein — translation MLPSYKLINQNSWTRRQLLVRGVTVLGASALGTAIALQNNRSLAAVKIPPIKETTSTSNLGFNPMSVLRDFDYGKVKRENGRTIREFEVTANSSPIQLNSAISFVSWSLNNRVPGPTFRAKEGEIIRVIFHNEDGSSHSIHFHGVHRSEMDGIEPIRRGETTVYEFEAKPYGVHPYHCHVAPITRHISKGLYGLLIVDPPQGRPPADEMVLVMSGYDLDDNEQNELYAFNGIPNFYRDNPIAIYQNQLIRIYLLNMIEFDPAITFHIHANMFQVYRTGRTLKPCEESDVITLGTAERHIIEFTYTYPGRYMFHPHQDYIAENGCMGWFEVISS, via the coding sequence ATGCTACCTTCATATAAACTTATTAATCAAAACTCCTGGACACGTCGTCAGTTATTGGTGCGAGGGGTTACAGTATTAGGAGCTTCGGCACTAGGAACAGCGATCGCTCTACAAAATAATCGTTCTTTAGCTGCTGTCAAAATTCCACCCATCAAAGAAACTACTTCTACTTCTAATCTAGGGTTTAATCCCATGTCTGTCTTGCGAGACTTTGATTATGGCAAAGTTAAACGAGAAAATGGACGTACGATCAGAGAATTTGAAGTAACTGCCAATAGCTCTCCAATTCAACTCAATAGTGCTATTTCTTTTGTTAGTTGGAGTTTAAATAATCGCGTACCGGGTCCTACTTTTAGAGCTAAAGAAGGTGAAATAATTCGGGTGATTTTCCATAACGAAGATGGGAGTTCCCATAGTATTCACTTTCATGGAGTCCATCGATCTGAAATGGATGGTATTGAACCAATTCGTCGTGGTGAGACAACAGTTTATGAATTTGAGGCTAAACCTTATGGTGTTCATCCTTATCACTGCCATGTGGCGCCGATTACTCGTCATATCAGCAAGGGGTTATATGGTTTACTAATTGTAGATCCACCTCAAGGTCGTCCACCTGCTGATGAGATGGTTTTGGTGATGAGTGGTTATGACTTAGATGATAACGAACAAAATGAACTTTATGCTTTTAATGGCATTCCTAATTTCTACCGAGATAATCCGATCGCTATTTATCAAAATCAATTAATCCGAATTTATCTATTGAATATGATTGAGTTCGATCCAGCCATCACCTTTCATATTCATGCCAATATGTTTCAAGTTTATCGCACAGGTAGAACTTTAAAACCTTGTGAAGAAAGCGATGTAATTACTCTTGGTACAGCAGAACGGCATATTATAGAGTTTACTTATACTTATCCTGGTCGATATATGTTTCATCCCCATCAAGATTACATTGCTGAAAACGGTTGTATGGGTTGGTTTGAGGTTATTTCTAGTTAA
- a CDS encoding amino acid ABC transporter permease, with amino-acid sequence MSATNLKPVEPVNLGRWLKNNLFSSWHNTLLTLVSLSLIYWLGLGLIRWAFFQAQWQVIDANLRLFFIGRYPVKDIWRTWATLGVIVGLGGISWGVLAQATANLFNRRILIILGIITATCIAVAIPAGQQSSLILVGMVIEFAIAAVLGKQLNKTIPQLRSWLPLLWLLAFFLNLWLLLGVSNVKLDNLSGLILTILVAVVSIVLCFPLGVLLALGRQSNLPIIRWLSIAYIEVIRGLPLIGILFMAQVMLPLVLPSYIRPDRVVRAIAGFTIFSSAYLAENVRGGLQSIPRGQTEAAKALGLNPVLTLVFIILPQALKAVIPSIVGQFISLFKDTSLLAIVGLVDLLGISQAILANPKFLGRYGEVYLFIATIYWICCYSMSIASRKLEQQLGTSSHQGR; translated from the coding sequence ATGAGCGCAACCAATCTTAAACCAGTCGAGCCTGTCAATTTAGGAAGATGGTTAAAGAACAATCTGTTTAGTAGTTGGCACAATACTCTTCTGACTCTTGTTAGTTTATCTCTTATTTATTGGCTGGGATTAGGGTTGATTCGTTGGGCATTTTTTCAAGCTCAATGGCAAGTAATAGATGCTAATTTGCGCTTATTTTTTATTGGTCGTTATCCTGTTAAAGATATCTGGCGAACTTGGGCAACATTAGGTGTAATTGTTGGTTTGGGAGGTATTTCCTGGGGTGTTTTGGCTCAAGCAACTGCTAATTTATTTAATCGCCGAATTTTAATTATTTTAGGCATTATTACTGCTACTTGTATTGCCGTTGCTATACCTGCGGGACAACAATCTAGTTTAATCCTAGTAGGGATGGTAATTGAATTTGCGATCGCAGCAGTTCTTGGTAAGCAATTAAATAAAACAATACCTCAATTAAGAAGTTGGTTACCTTTACTTTGGTTACTGGCTTTTTTTCTCAATCTTTGGCTACTTTTGGGGGTAAGTAACGTTAAATTAGATAATCTGAGCGGACTGATTTTAACTATTCTTGTAGCAGTGGTTAGTATTGTTCTTTGTTTTCCGCTAGGAGTTTTGTTAGCTTTGGGAAGACAAAGCAATTTACCAATCATTAGATGGCTATCAATTGCTTATATTGAAGTAATTCGGGGTTTACCTTTAATCGGAATTTTGTTCATGGCACAGGTAATGTTACCTTTAGTATTACCTAGTTATATTAGACCAGACCGAGTTGTTAGAGCGATCGCAGGATTTACAATTTTTAGTTCTGCTTATTTGGCAGAAAATGTTCGTGGTGGTTTGCAATCAATTCCTCGCGGACAAACCGAAGCAGCTAAAGCTTTAGGTTTAAATCCTGTTTTAACTTTAGTATTTATTATTTTGCCTCAAGCTCTCAAGGCAGTCATTCCCAGTATTGTGGGACAATTTATCAGTTTGTTTAAAGATACATCTTTACTAGCAATTGTCGGATTAGTGGATTTACTCGGTATTTCCCAAGCAATTTTGGCTAATCCTAAGTTTTTGGGACGTTATGGAGAAGTATATCTATTTATTGCTACTATTTATTGGATTTGTTGTTATTCAATGTCCATTGCTTCTAGAAAATTAGAACAACAATTAGGTACTTCTAGCCATCAGGGAAGATGA
- the alaS gene encoding alanine--tRNA ligase codes for MADSLQYFSGSDIRDKFLKFFEEKQHKILPSASLVPEDPTVLLTIAGMLPFKPIFLGQQKAPQPRATTSQKCIRTNDIENVGRTARHHTFFEMLGNFSFGDYFKEQAIQWAWELSTEVFGLPPERIVVSVFEEDDEAFAIWRDRIGIPAHRIQRMGEDDNFWVSGPTGPCGPCSELYYDFHPELGDKKIDLEDDTRFIEFYNLVFMQYNRDVDGNLTPLQNKNIDTGMGLERMAQILQKVPNNYETDLILPIIKTAAEIAGVDYTKADQTTKTSFKVIGDHVRAVVHMIADGITASNTDRGYVLRRLIRRVIRHGRLIGIEGNFINQVAETAISLSESAYPNVRKREQSIKNELQREENQFLKTLERGEKLLAEILAKKPQQISGVDAFTLYDTYGFPLELTQEIAEEQGLTVDVEGFNAEMEQQRDRAREAHQTIDLTVQGSIDQLAEHIHSTQFLGYKQLQVTAKVEALLVEGKSVEKAEAGTEVQIILDQTPFYAESGGQIGDKGYLSGDNLLIRIEDVQKESGFFVHYGKIERGTLAVNDTVNATIDRACRRRLQANHTATHLLQAALRKVVDDSISQAGSLVDFDRLRFDFHCPRALKAEEIQQVEDLVNSWISEAHEADVNIMPLEEAKAKGAIAMFGEKYDSEVRVIDFPGVSMELCGGTHVHNTAEIGIFKIISETGISSGIRRIEAVAGASVLDYLNVRDKVVKELSDRFKAKPEEISDRVNNLQAELKATQKELEAAKQELAVAKSDGLLSQAESVGEFKILVANMGDMDAKSLQAAAERLQQKLGESAVVLASIPEAGKVSLVAAFSQKIIKEKQLQAGKFIGVIAKICGGGGGGRPNLAQAGGRDASKLGEALDTAKQQLIEGLK; via the coding sequence ATGGCTGACTCCCTCCAGTACTTTAGCGGTAGCGACATCCGCGATAAATTTCTGAAATTCTTTGAAGAAAAACAACACAAAATCTTACCCAGTGCATCCTTAGTACCAGAAGATCCCACAGTACTATTAACTATAGCAGGGATGTTACCTTTTAAACCTATCTTTCTCGGACAACAAAAAGCACCCCAACCCCGCGCTACTACTTCCCAAAAATGTATCCGCACCAATGATATCGAAAATGTGGGACGTACTGCCAGACATCATACTTTCTTTGAGATGTTGGGTAATTTTAGCTTTGGGGATTATTTTAAAGAACAAGCTATACAATGGGCGTGGGAACTTTCTACAGAAGTATTTGGTTTGCCACCAGAAAGAATAGTTGTCAGCGTTTTTGAAGAAGATGATGAAGCCTTTGCTATTTGGCGAGATCGAATAGGAATTCCTGCACACCGCATTCAACGCATGGGAGAAGATGATAACTTCTGGGTTTCTGGCCCTACAGGCCCTTGTGGTCCTTGTTCAGAATTATATTATGATTTTCATCCAGAATTAGGGGATAAGAAAATTGATTTGGAAGATGATACCAGGTTTATCGAGTTTTATAACTTGGTATTTATGCAATACAATCGCGATGTGGATGGCAATTTAACACCTCTACAAAATAAAAACATTGATACGGGGATGGGTTTAGAGAGAATGGCGCAAATTCTCCAGAAAGTCCCAAATAATTACGAAACTGATTTAATTTTGCCGATTATTAAAACTGCTGCGGAGATTGCAGGAGTTGATTACACTAAAGCTGATCAAACAACTAAAACATCTTTTAAAGTAATTGGCGATCATGTCCGTGCTGTAGTTCATATGATCGCAGATGGCATTACTGCGTCGAATACAGATAGAGGATATGTCTTGCGTCGTTTGATTCGACGAGTGATTCGTCATGGTAGATTGATTGGGATAGAAGGAAACTTTATTAATCAGGTAGCAGAAACAGCTATTTCTCTCTCGGAGTCTGCCTATCCTAATGTTAGAAAAAGAGAACAATCAATTAAAAACGAATTACAAAGAGAAGAAAATCAATTCCTCAAGACGTTGGAGAGAGGAGAAAAACTTCTTGCAGAAATATTAGCGAAAAAACCGCAACAGATTTCTGGTGTTGATGCGTTTACTCTTTATGACACCTATGGTTTTCCTTTGGAATTAACTCAAGAAATCGCAGAAGAACAAGGTTTGACTGTTGATGTAGAGGGATTTAATGCAGAGATGGAGCAACAGCGCGATCGCGCCAGAGAAGCACATCAAACGATCGATCTTACTGTTCAAGGTAGCATAGATCAGCTGGCAGAACATATTCATTCAACTCAATTTTTGGGTTATAAACAACTACAAGTAACAGCTAAGGTAGAAGCTTTGTTAGTTGAAGGAAAATCGGTTGAAAAGGCAGAAGCTGGCACAGAAGTACAAATAATTTTGGATCAAACTCCTTTTTATGCTGAGTCTGGAGGACAAATTGGTGATAAGGGTTATCTATCTGGGGATAATCTCTTAATTCGGATCGAAGATGTGCAAAAAGAGTCTGGTTTCTTTGTTCATTATGGCAAGATTGAACGAGGTACTCTTGCTGTAAATGATACAGTTAATGCAACTATCGATCGCGCTTGTCGTCGTCGTCTTCAGGCAAATCATACCGCAACTCATTTATTACAAGCTGCTTTAAGGAAAGTTGTAGATGATTCTATTTCTCAAGCAGGTTCGTTAGTAGACTTTGATCGCCTTCGTTTCGATTTTCACTGTCCCCGTGCATTAAAAGCAGAAGAAATTCAGCAGGTAGAAGATTTAGTTAATAGTTGGATTTCTGAGGCACACGAAGCGGATGTAAATATTATGCCTTTAGAAGAAGCCAAAGCTAAAGGCGCGATCGCTATGTTTGGAGAAAAATACGATTCGGAGGTTAGAGTAATCGATTTTCCTGGCGTTTCGATGGAACTTTGTGGTGGTACTCACGTACACAACACTGCCGAAATTGGCATTTTTAAAATCATTTCCGAAACAGGTATTTCTTCAGGAATTAGAAGGATCGAAGCGGTAGCTGGTGCATCGGTTTTAGACTACTTAAATGTTAGAGATAAAGTAGTTAAAGAATTGAGCGATCGCTTTAAAGCCAAACCCGAAGAAATTAGCGATCGAGTTAACAATTTACAAGCAGAATTAAAGGCAACTCAAAAAGAATTGGAAGCAGCAAAACAAGAATTAGCTGTTGCTAAATCAGATGGTTTATTATCTCAAGCAGAATCTGTTGGTGAGTTCAAAATCTTAGTAGCAAATATGGGTGATATGGATGCTAAATCTTTACAAGCTGCTGCGGAAAGATTGCAACAAAAATTAGGAGAATCCGCCGTAGTTTTAGCTTCAATTCCTGAAGCAGGAAAAGTAAGTTTAGTTGCTGCTTTTAGTCAGAAAATAATTAAAGAAAAACAATTACAAGCTGGTAAATTTATCGGTGTAATTGCTAAAATTTGTGGTGGTGGAGGTGGTGGCAGACCAAATCTGGCACAAGCTGGCGGAAGAGATGCGAGTAAGTTAGGTGAAGCTTTGGATACAGCGAAGCAGCAATTAATTGAAGGTTTGAAGTAA
- the pflB gene encoding formate C-acetyltransferase, translating to MLQQWKGFVSGTWTKEINVRDFIQKNYTPYEGDGSFLASPTEITHQLWSKVKGLMAFEREKGILDTDTKVPSSITSHAPGYIDRNLEKIVGLQTDKPLKRAIMPYGGIKVVKNSLEAYGYQLDPQTEEIFTKYRKTHNDGVFDAYTREMKLARHSGIITGLPDAYGRGRIIGDYRRVALYGCDRLIEDKQQQLISLEVDTIDESVIRLREEISEQIRALNELKEMAASYGYDISQPASNTKEALQWTYFAYLGAVKEQNGAAMSLGRVATFLDIYCQRDLDNGDVTEAQIQELIDHFVMKLRMVRFLRHPAYNELFSGDPTWVTESIGGMGEDGRTLVTKNSFRFLNTLYNLGSAPEPNLTVLWSERLPKEFKNFCAKISIDTSSIQYENDDLMRSYYGDDYAIACCVSGMRIGKQMQFFGARVNLAKALLYAINGGKDEQAGEQIAPMFAPITSEYLNYEEVSAKFDLMMGWLAKLYVNTLNVIHYMHDKYCYERLEMALHDRDVYRTMACGVAGLSVVADALSAIKYAKVKVIRNQDGLAVDYEIKGDYPKFGNNDDRVDTIAAQLVEDFMNKVRQHKTYRNAVPTQSILTITSNVVYGKKTGNTPDGRKAGQPFAPGANPMHGRDTKGAIAALESVAKLPYEHAQDGISYTFSIVPEALGKTEDSKINNLAGMLDGYFHDRGHHINVNVLNRETLIDAMDRPELYPQLTIRVSGYAVNFIKLTREQQLDVINRTFHERV from the coding sequence ATGTTACAACAATGGAAAGGTTTCGTTTCAGGAACATGGACGAAAGAAATTAACGTCCGCGACTTTATTCAAAAAAATTATACCCCTTACGAAGGAGATGGTTCGTTTTTAGCAAGCCCTACCGAAATCACCCATCAACTCTGGTCAAAAGTTAAAGGTTTAATGGCATTTGAAAGAGAAAAAGGTATTTTAGATACAGATACCAAAGTGCCTTCTTCGATTACCTCTCATGCACCAGGTTATATTGATCGCAATTTAGAAAAGATCGTCGGCTTACAAACAGATAAACCTTTAAAACGGGCAATTATGCCTTATGGTGGCATTAAGGTAGTGAAAAATTCTTTAGAAGCCTATGGTTATCAGTTAGATCCACAAACCGAAGAAATTTTTACCAAATACCGTAAAACTCATAACGATGGTGTCTTTGATGCCTATACTCGCGAAATGAAACTGGCAAGGCATTCGGGAATTATTACAGGTTTGCCCGATGCTTACGGTAGAGGTAGAATTATTGGCGATTATCGTAGGGTAGCTTTGTATGGTTGCGATCGCTTAATTGAAGACAAGCAACAACAGTTAATTTCTTTAGAAGTAGATACCATTGATGAATCGGTAATTCGTCTCAGAGAAGAAATTTCCGAACAAATACGCGCCCTCAATGAATTAAAAGAAATGGCAGCTAGTTATGGTTACGATATCTCTCAACCTGCCAGTAATACCAAGGAAGCCCTACAGTGGACTTATTTTGCATATTTAGGTGCAGTTAAAGAACAAAACGGTGCAGCCATGTCTTTAGGTAGGGTAGCGACTTTCCTCGATATTTATTGCCAAAGAGATTTAGATAATGGTGACGTTACCGAAGCCCAAATTCAAGAATTAATCGATCATTTTGTCATGAAATTGCGGATGGTGCGTTTTTTGCGTCATCCTGCTTATAACGAATTATTTTCTGGCGATCCTACCTGGGTAACTGAATCGATTGGTGGTATGGGTGAAGATGGTAGAACTTTAGTTACTAAAAACAGCTTCCGTTTCTTAAATACCTTATATAACCTAGGGTCTGCCCCCGAACCCAATTTAACTGTATTATGGTCGGAAAGATTGCCTAAAGAATTTAAAAACTTCTGCGCTAAAATCTCGATCGATACCAGTTCGATCCAATACGAAAACGATGACTTAATGCGGAGTTACTACGGCGACGATTACGCGATCGCTTGTTGTGTTTCGGGAATGCGAATTGGCAAACAGATGCAATTTTTTGGGGCGAGGGTCAATTTAGCCAAAGCCTTACTCTATGCTATCAATGGCGGTAAAGATGAACAAGCAGGAGAACAAATCGCCCCGATGTTTGCACCGATAACTTCCGAATATTTAAATTATGAAGAAGTTAGCGCTAAATTCGATCTAATGATGGGTTGGCTGGCAAAACTCTACGTCAATACTCTCAACGTCATCCACTATATGCACGATAAATACTGCTACGAAAGGCTGGAAATGGCATTACACGACCGCGATGTTTATCGGACAATGGCTTGTGGAGTGGCTGGTTTATCGGTAGTCGCAGATGCCCTATCGGCAATTAAATACGCCAAAGTTAAAGTGATTCGTAACCAAGATGGTTTGGCAGTAGATTACGAAATAAAAGGAGATTATCCCAAATTCGGTAACAATGACGATCGCGTCGATACTATTGCTGCCCAATTGGTAGAAGACTTTATGAATAAAGTCCGCCAACACAAAACCTATCGCAACGCCGTACCTACCCAATCCATCCTTACTATCACTTCTAACGTGGTTTATGGGAAGAAAACAGGTAACACCCCTGATGGACGCAAAGCAGGACAACCCTTTGCCCCTGGTGCTAACCCAATGCACGGACGAGATACCAAAGGCGCGATCGCAGCTTTAGAATCTGTTGCTAAACTACCTTACGAACACGCCCAAGATGGTATTTCTTATACTTTCTCCATCGTCCCCGAAGCTTTGGGGAAAACTGAAGATAGTAAGATCAATAACCTAGCAGGAATGTTAGATGGTTATTTCCACGATCGAGGACACCATATCAACGTTAACGTCCTAAATCGCGAAACCCTGATCGATGCGATGGATCGTCCAGAATTGTATCCTCAATTGACTATTCGGGTATCGGGTTATGCGGTCAACTTTATCAAACTGACTCGCGAACAACAGTTGGATGTGATTAATCGCACCTTCCACGAAAGGGTATAG
- a CDS encoding pirin family protein yields MITIRPGQERGHVQLSWLDSHHTFSFGSYYDPRHVHFRELRVINEDIIKAGTGFGTHGHQDMEIITYVMSGELTHRDSIGNQAAITAGELQRMTAGTGIQHSEYNLSSDQAVHLLQIWIFPEQQGLEPGYEQKQFSVTEREGKWQLLASRDSREGSLLIHQDVDLLATRLSSGETINYSLLPNRFAWLQVTEGKLTINGHSVEAGDGLAVSQESELVLQAVTDTEVLLFDLA; encoded by the coding sequence ATGATTACTATTCGCCCAGGACAAGAAAGAGGTCATGTTCAATTAAGCTGGTTAGATAGTCACCACACTTTCTCTTTTGGTAGCTATTACGATCCTCGTCACGTTCATTTTCGTGAATTAAGAGTCATCAATGAAGACATTATCAAAGCTGGTACTGGTTTTGGCACTCACGGACATCAAGATATGGAAATCATTACCTATGTCATGAGTGGAGAGTTAACTCACCGAGACAGTATTGGTAATCAAGCTGCCATTACCGCAGGGGAATTACAACGGATGACGGCAGGTACAGGAATTCAACATAGTGAATACAATCTTTCCTCAGATCAAGCCGTTCATTTATTGCAAATTTGGATTTTCCCAGAACAACAAGGTTTAGAACCAGGTTACGAACAAAAACAATTTTCAGTAACCGAAAGGGAAGGAAAATGGCAACTTTTAGCTAGTCGTGACAGTAGAGAAGGTTCTTTGTTGATTCATCAAGACGTTGATTTACTAGCAACACGCTTATCATCAGGTGAAACAATTAATTATTCTCTTTTACCAAATCGATTTGCTTGGCTACAAGTAACTGAAGGTAAATTAACAATTAATGGTCATTCTGTAGAAGCAGGAGATGGTTTAGCAGTAAGTCAAGAATCAGAACTAGTTCTACAAGCAGTCACTGATACAGAAGTGTTATTGTTTGACTTGGCATAA
- a CDS encoding nitroreductase family protein gives MPKPTLTLTEAIEQRRAARSFKSDPIPTEILQEILRLGTRSPSGFNLQPWRFIVVQEQANKDKLRACAFDQRQVSEAPVVLICCGDRRMNRLEYIESIIQLGIDAGAMNDNYANYLRSAIPQLFDNHTSFGSLEAWTNRHTMLAVAHLMIVAKSFGVDSCPMEGFITAQVKEAFNIPEEVDVCCLVPMGYADEPFKTYGGRFEIEQVCYSETYGDRLNL, from the coding sequence ATGCCTAAACCAACATTAACTTTAACAGAAGCAATCGAACAAAGACGCGCTGCTCGTTCATTTAAAAGCGATCCTATTCCCACAGAAATATTACAAGAAATTTTACGTTTAGGAACTCGTTCCCCTTCAGGTTTTAATCTACAACCTTGGCGTTTTATTGTGGTTCAAGAACAAGCTAATAAAGATAAACTTCGTGCTTGTGCTTTCGATCAACGTCAAGTTAGTGAAGCACCCGTTGTGTTAATTTGTTGCGGAGATCGCAGGATGAACCGTTTAGAATACATCGAATCTATTATTCAATTGGGAATCGATGCAGGTGCAATGAACGACAATTATGCTAACTACTTGCGTTCGGCAATTCCTCAACTATTTGATAATCATACTTCGTTTGGTTCTCTAGAAGCATGGACCAACCGACATACTATGTTAGCTGTAGCTCATTTAATGATTGTAGCTAAAAGCTTTGGTGTTGATAGTTGTCCGATGGAAGGATTTATCACCGCACAAGTAAAAGAAGCATTTAACATTCCTGAAGAAGTTGATGTTTGTTGTTTAGTACCGATGGGATATGCTGACGAACCCTTCAAAACCTACGGAGGCAGATTTGAGATCGAACAAGTTTGTTACAGCGAAACTTATGGCGATCGCTTGAATCTTTAA